The following coding sequences are from one Bacillus sp. 2205SS5-2 window:
- a CDS encoding phosphotransferase family protein: MEGESLKQDEIDKSHCEKIGGILADIHKIDFSELEITNERDDNRQITDWDYYLQKGKEECSEWVEILFENLDNLKDWNSAATNAAEYLSANMVISHRDLDPKNVLWNLHNPVLVDWESAGFINPMNDLIETAIYWSFNEIGEIDKQRFFSFISGYKKRYGEIRSDWGIVLANGFLGKLGWLEYSLKRSLWLECTDEEEQKMGTAQVKGTIYEIRNYADQLPILLNWLNNEL, translated from the coding sequence ATAGAGGGTGAAAGTTTGAAACAGGATGAAATCGATAAAAGTCATTGCGAAAAAATAGGAGGAATTCTTGCAGATATACATAAAATTGATTTTTCTGAGTTAGAAATAACAAATGAGAGAGATGATAATAGACAAATAACAGATTGGGATTACTATTTGCAAAAGGGAAAAGAAGAATGTTCTGAATGGGTTGAGATACTCTTTGAAAACCTTGATAATCTCAAAGATTGGAATTCAGCAGCAACTAATGCAGCGGAATATCTGTCAGCAAATATGGTAATTAGCCATAGGGATTTAGATCCTAAGAATGTTCTGTGGAATCTTCATAATCCAGTTCTTGTCGACTGGGAATCAGCTGGTTTTATAAATCCGATGAATGATTTAATTGAAACAGCAATTTACTGGTCATTTAATGAAATTGGGGAAATCGATAAACAAAGATTTTTCTCATTTATAAGTGGATATAAAAAGAGATATGGTGAAATACGCTCCGACTGGGGAATCGTATTAGCAAATGGTTTCTTAGGTAAATTAGGGTGGCTTGAATACAGTTTAAAACGGTCTTTATGGCTTGAATGTACTGATGAAGAAGAACAGAAGATGGGAACTGCACAAGTAAAAGGAACAATATATGAGATTAGGAATTATGCTGACCAACTTCCAATACTATTGAACTGGTTAAATAATGAGTTATAA